In a single window of the Coffea eugenioides isolate CCC68of chromosome 3, Ceug_1.0, whole genome shotgun sequence genome:
- the LOC113765977 gene encoding MDIS1-interacting receptor like kinase 2-like codes for MNLTIEEVQGNKGLCGNITGLPACGSSPLIKKHVKDKQKKLLVTILCPLLGSFLLLCAFYGGLRLHDQWRKSSGTEDMDMKKGNFFSVCSYDGKALYKEIVMAAEEFNDIFCIGKGGYGSVYRAELPSGDVIAVKKLHHVPEMAMHRSFLNEIKALTEIKHRNIVKLFGFCSNSRHSFLVYEYLERGSLAKILSMEEEAMELDWQKRLKIIKGIAHALSYMHHDCSPAIVHRDLSSNNILLDPEYEAHISDFGTSKFLKNDSSNWSSLAGTYGYVAPEFAYTMKVTEKCDVYSFGVLTMEVIKGKHPGDLIAYLMSSKPENIELKDLLDQRLLYPSQEIERNLKSVLKLVRA; via the exons ATGAATTTAACCATAGAGGAAGTACAGGGAAATAAAGGTCTATGCGGCAATATTACAGGGTTACCAGCTTGTGGAAGTTCCCCGTTGATTAAAAAGCATGTCAAGGATAAGCAGAAGAAACTTCTTGTCACAATTTTATGTCCTCTTCTGGGATCATTCCTACTTCTTTGTGCATTCTATGGTGGTCTCAGATTGCATGATCAATGGAGAAAAAGTTCAGGAACAGAAGATATGGATATGAAgaagggaaattttttttctgtATGTTCTTATGACGGGAAAGCATTGTATAAAGAAATAGTAATGGCTGCAGAAGAGTTCAATGACATATTTTGCATTGGGAAAGGGGGTTATGGAAGTGTTTATAGAGCAGAGCTTCCATCAGGCGATGTGATAGCCGTAAAGAAGCTTCACCACGTGCCTGAGATGGCGATGCATAGAAGTTTCTTGAATGAGATAAAGGCCTTGACAGAAATCAAGCATCGAAACATTGTGAAACTCTTTGGCTTCTGCTCAAATTCTCGGCACTCATTTTTGGTTTATGAGTACCTTGAAAGAGGAAGCTTGGCAAAAATTTTGAGCATGGAAGAAGAAGCTATGGAGTTAGACTGGCAGAAGAGGTTGAAAATCATCAAAGGCATAGCTCATGCTTTATCTTACATGCATCATGATTGTTCACCAGCAATTGTACATCGAGACTTATCAAGCAACAACATTTTGCTTGATCCAGAATATGAGGCTCACATTTCTGATTTTGGTACTTCTAAGTTTCTGAAAAATGATTCATCTAATTGGAGTTCTCTTGCTGGCACATATGGATATGTTGCACCAG AATTTGCCTACACAATGAAAGTAACTGAAAAGTGTGATGTTTATAGCTTTGGGGTCCTGACAATGGAAGTAATCAAAGGAAAGCATCCTGGTGACTTGATTGCTTATCTAATGTCTTCAAAGCCTGAAAACATAGAACTGAAAGACTTGCTCGACCAAAGACTTCTGTACCCcagtcaagaaattgaaaggAATCTGAAATCCGTTCTCAAACTAGTAAGAGCT
- the LOC113765713 gene encoding calreticulin-like yields MQWQTSRKSDGVKSGTLFDNVLVSDDLEYAKKLAEETWGKHKDAEKAAFDEAEKKREEEEAKDDPVDSDAEEGDDDDAADEADSDDADAKSETKEDVTAAAEENVKDEL; encoded by the exons ATGCAATGGCAGACTTCAAGGAAAAGCGATGGT GTGAAATCTGGAACTCTATTTGACAATGTATTGGTATCTGATGATCTTGAATATGCTAAGAAGTTGGCTGAAGAGACATGGGGCAAGCATAAGGAT GCTGAAAAAGCTGCTTTTGATGAGgcagaaaagaagagagaggaggag GAAGCAAAGGATGACCCTGTCGATTCTGAT GCTGAGGAAGGCGATGATGATGATGCTGCTGATGAAGCAGATAGTGATGATGCAGACGCCAAATCAGAAACAAAGGAAGATGTTACTGCCGCAGCTGAGGAAAATGTTAAA GACGAGCTGTAG
- the LOC113765976 gene encoding MDIS1-interacting receptor like kinase 2-like encodes MGSFEFISIFIMVLLFPSSHPKAKGVASDSASEAAGLLKWKAIFQNQNNSLLASWNLHSINCKNSSNLPCTWAGISCINGSVSKLNLSEYSIKGSLYDFPFSTLPNLEYLDLSLNQIFGSIPREIGNLSKLIYLDFSVNELSEEIPPGIGTLHNLIKLFLEDNNLTGPIPSTFGNLTKLVKLYRFQNHLYGPIPPAMGYLISLQFLMLYQNNLTGAIPNSLGNLTNLTHLYLYENQLSSPIPKDLGGLKFLTEMEIGQNQLNGSIPVSIGNLSNLNELHLRENQFSGTIPEELGNLKKLVVLDLDQNRFSGPLPDLLCQNGTLQIITVSENMLTGPIPRCLKNCSSLIRARFNGNHFYGNLSEMFGIYPFLDFIDLRDNEFYGELSSNWGKCKILTALMVGKNNITGGIPPEIGTLTKLQALDLSSNYLSGEIPRGVGKLASMLNLYLHDNQLTGSMPQELGMLTKLLYVDLSTNSFNGPIPEHLGDLRRDTI; translated from the exons ATGGGTTCTTTTGAATTTATCTCTATATTCATTATGGTCCTACTTTTCCCATCATCTCATCCCAAAGCCAAAGGTGTCGCTTCAGATTCTGCTAGTGAGGCCGCTGGTCTTTTGAAATGGAAGGCCATCTTTCAAAACCAGAACAATAGCTTGCTAGCCTCGTGGAACCTCCATTCCATCAACTGCAAGAATTCTTCCAACCTTCCATGCACTTGGGCTGGCATTTCATGCATTAATGGAAGTGTCAGCAAGTTGAATCTCTCAGAGTACAGCATAAAAGGTAGCCTTTATGACTTCCCATTTTCAACCCTCCCAAATCTTGAATATCTTGATCTTAGCCTGAATCAGATCTTTGGCAGCATACCTCGTGAAATAGGTAACCTGTCCAAGCTCATTTATCTTGATTTCTCAGTTAATGAGTTGTCAGAAGAAATCCCACCTGGAATAGGAACTCTGCATAATTTGATTAAACTTTTTCTGGAGGACAACAATTTAACAGGTCCAATTCCATCCACTTTTGGCAACCTCACCAAGCTAGTGAAGTTATATCGTTTTCAAAATCACCTATATGGTCCCATTCCCCCCGCGATGGGATATTTGATCTCACTCCAGTTTCTTATGTTGTATCAAAATAATCTTACTGGTGCAATCCCAAATTCACTGGGTAATTTGACCAATTTAACTCATCTGTATCTCTATGAGAATCAACTTTCAAGTCCAATTCCAAAAGATTTGGGTGGTCTCAAATTCCTTACCGAAATGGAAATAGGTCAGAACCAACTTAATGGTTCTATTCCTGTTTCAATTGGTAATTTGAGTAACTTAAATGAATTGCATCTTCGAGAGAACCAATTTTCTGGTACAATTCCAGAAGAGCTTGGAAACCTGAAAAAGTTGGTAGTTTTGGATTTGGATCAAAATCGGTTTTCTGGTCCATTGCCAGATCTACTATGTCAAAATGGAACCCTCCAAATTATTACTGTATCTGAGAACATGCTTACAGGTCCAATCCCTAGATGCTTGAAAAATTGCTCAAGCTTAATTAGGGCCCGCTTCAATGGGAACCATTTCTATGGTAACTTGTCGGAAATGTTTGGCATCTATCCTTTCCTGGATTTCATAGATCTGCGGGACAACGAATTCTATGGGGAACTCTCTAGCAACTGGGGAAAATGCAAAATCTTGACGGCCCTGATGGTTGGAAAGAACAACATCACAGGTGGTATACCTCCAGAAATTGGAACTTTAACTAAATTACAAGCGCTTGATCTTTCTTCAAATTATTTATCTGGGGAGATACCAAGAGGAGTTGGGAAGTTGGCTTCTATGCTTAATCTATATTTGCATGACAACCAACTCACTGGCAGTATGCCTCAGGAGTTGGGAATGCTAACAAAACTTCTTTATGTAGACCTGTCCACAAACTCCTTTAATGGACCTATTCCAGAACATTTGGGAGATTTGAG GAGAGATACCATCTGA